Genomic DNA from Candidatus Eisenbacteria bacterium:
TTCGCTGCGTCGATCGCCACGAGCCACTTCCCGTCCACCTTCTTCCATACCGTGACGTACTTCCCGATGTCCTCGGTGACCCCTCGCGGGCTGTCCTGCGTGAAACGGTACGTTCCCCGCTCCACCGCCATGTCTCCGGACGCGGCGACCTCGACCTCGGACGTCTCGAACGTCATGGCCACACCGGCCGGGGCGAGCCATGCCTCGTACCACTGCCGGATGGCCTCCCTGCCCTGAATCATCGGCGTGTTCGACGCCATCTCGATGGCATCTTCGGCGTAGAAGCTCGCGATCTTCGGGATGTCCTTGGCGATCTCGGCGGCGAGCCACTCCTTCCCCGCCTGGCGAACCGCGGCCTCCTCGGCGGCGAGATCGACGGGCGGCGGCGCCTGC
This window encodes:
- a CDS encoding SgcJ/EcaC family oxidoreductase, with amino-acid sequence MRPRTSRIPVLVLTLGLAVFGCGKQAPPPVDLAAEEAAVRQAGKEWLAAEIAKDIPKIASFYAEDAIEMASNTPMIQGREAIRQWYEAWLAPAGVAMTFETSEVEVAASGDMAVERGTYRFTQDSPRGVTEDIGKYVTVWKKVDGKWLVAIDAANSDRPCRP